Proteins from one Falco cherrug isolate bFalChe1 chromosome 7, bFalChe1.pri, whole genome shotgun sequence genomic window:
- the PLA2G4B gene encoding cytosolic phospholipase A2 beta isoform X1, with the protein MNSVLSLGYSVLKKMKFCPIHMLSVRIIQAKNIKSRDLWTVPLSCQNLAGQCYSLLDTSLKYLGISGCSRHLQSTPDSSSERHHLGDLLSHRCQASQMTASDCYVRLWLPSASNGKLQTKTIKNSDNPVWNETFYFRIQREVENILELAVCDEDPLTKDDTQFTVLFNVARIRPGETLRETFALKSEKERCTKKWESLEVEFWIERIPGPPERLITNDVLVSREVCCLDVRVDINESRKYLQEGKNLVLTVPASHEGTQKSTEDTDTFYFHCVKAWEPVLKVRLQNVSDKEDENSNLSDTLTVPLKFLPVGHRVKVTLPVRHNVPLQLYLQLNDCTENLDVRFGYNLCQEEQEFLQKRKRVVASALKRVLHLERDLHGHEVPVIAVMATGGGLRAMSAMFGHLLALQKLNLLDCVTYLTGASGSTWTLADLYEHADWSQRTLEGPLKAVKEQVTKCKRNLMSVEHLKYYHKELAERAKAGHVSSFTTLWSLVQEMFLHERPRKYKLTDQRKALEHGQNPLPFYAVLNVKEEKFSTFKFREWAEFSPYEVAIPKYGASIRSEYFDSEFFMGRRVKKLPESRICYLEGLWTNIFTRNLLDGLYWSSNSNEFWERWAKDMVDIEKHSPEDDVTVIEPPSCLSGKLYEMFQDIMTKRPLLGKSHNFLRGLEFHKDYIHQKKFIEWKDTVLDAFPNNLTPLQKYLCLIDVGYFINTSGAALFKPERNVDVIISLDYGLGNVFKQLEMTYKYCKIQNIPFPKVELSKEEEENPKECYVFSDAEDPRAPIVIHFPLVNDTFKEFKEPGVKRCHSEIEEGKVNLENNCSPYYLIRLIYSSENFDKLVNLSKYNILNNKDLLLQALRSAVERRRSSRTGNLPGHSGAGYP; encoded by the exons atgAAGTTTTGCCCCATCCACATGCTTTCTGTAAGAATCATACAAGCTAAGAACATCAAGTCAAGAGACCTGT GGACAGTTCCACTTTCCTGCCAAAACCTTGCGGGGCAATGTTATTCACTGCTTGATACCAGTCTGAAGTATTTAGGCATCTCGGGCTGCAGTAGACATCTTCAGTCAACTCCAGACTCCagctctgaaagacaccacctTGGAGATTTGCTTTCACACCGTTGCCAAGCATCACAAA tgacCGCATCAGACTGCTACGTGCGCTTGTGGCTGCCGTCTGCTTCAAATGGAAAGCTTCAGACCAAAACCATCAAGAATTCTGACAACCCTGTCTGGAATGAGACTTTCTACTTTAGGATCCAGAGAGAAGTTGAG AACATTTTAGAGTTGGCAGTGTGTGATGAAGATCCACTCACCAAAGATGACACACAGTTCACAGTTCTTTTTAATGTTGCTAGAATCAGACCTGGAGAGACGCTCCGTGAGACATTTGCTTTGAAATCAGAG aaagagAGGTGCACTAAGAAATGGGAGAGTTTGGAAGTGGAATTCTGGATAGAAAGAAT CCCTGGCCCTCCAGAGCGTCTCATTACCAATGATGTCCTAGTG TCCCGTGAGGTTTGTTGCTTGGATGTGCGAGTGGACATTAATGAAAGCAGGAAATATTTGCAAG AGGGCAAAAACCTGGTGCTTACGGTGCCTGCATCTCATGAGGGAACGCAGAAAAGTACAGAGGACACAGATACTTTCTACTTCCATTGCGTGAAGGCTTGGGAGCCGGTTCTCAAAGTCAGGCTGCAG aaTGTTTCTGATAAGGAAGATGAAAATAGCAATTTAAGTGACACCTTAACAGTACCACTGAAATTTCTCCCTGTTGGACACAGAGTGAAAGTAACTCTCCCTGTAAGACAT AATGTGCCACTGCAGTTGTACCTCCAGCTAAATGATTG cacagaaaatctAGATGTGCGCTTCGGGTACAATCTGTGCCAAGAAGAGCAAGAATTCctgcaaaaaaggaagagagtGGTTGCCAGTGCCCTGAAAAGGGTTCTTCATCTGGAAAGAGATCTGCATGGACACGAG GTCCCAGTAATAGCTGTTATGGCAACAGGCGGAGGCCTCAGAGCAATGTCAGCTATGTTTGGCCACCTCTTAGCTCTTCAGAAGCTAAATCTGTTGGACTGTGTTACCTATCTCACCGGGGCTTCTGGCTCAACATG gaCCCTAGCAGATCTGTATGAGCATGCTGACTGGTCACAGAGGACTCTGGAGGGGCCACTTAAGGCAGTAAAAGAACAAGTGACAAAATGCAAGCGCAACCTTATGTCTGTAGAGCATCTGAAGTACTATCACAAGGAACTCGCTGAAAGGGCAAAAGCAGGACATGTGTCATCTTTTACAACTCTGTGGTCACTTGTTCAGGAAATGTTCTTACATGAACGG CCAAGAAAGTACAAACTCACAGACCAGCGCAAGGCATTGGAGCATGGACAAAACCCATTGCCTTTCTATGCAGTCCTCAatgtgaaagaggaaaagttCAGTACTTTCAAATTTAGAG AGTGGGCAGAGTTCTCTCCTTATGAGGTAGCCATACCAAAATACGGAGCCTCCATTCGTTCAGAATATTTTGACAGTGAGTTCTTCATGGGAAGGCGAGTGAAGAAGCTGCCAGAATCTCGGATCTGCTATCTGGAAG GTCTTTGGACAAACATCTTTACTAGGAACTTGCTCGATGGCTTGTACTGGTCCTCAAATTCAAATGAATTCTGGGAACGATGGGCCAAAGATATGGTAGATATAG aaaagcattccCCTGAGGATGATGTCACTGTCATCGAGCCTCCGTCTTGTTTGTCAGGGAAGTTGTATGAAATGTTTCAGGACATTATGACTAAGCGTCCACTACTGGGAAAATCTCATAACTTCCTGAGAGGCTTAGAATTTCATAAGGATTATATCCATCAGAAAAAATTTATTGAATGGAAAG acacTGTGCTGGATGCTTTCCCTAACAATCTGACACCACTGCAGAAATATCTTTGCCTGATAGATGTTGGCTATTTCATCAACACCAGTGGTGCAGCCCTTTTCAAGCCAGAGAGGAATGTAGACGTCATTATCTCACTTGATTATGGTCTGGGGAATGTGTTCAAG CAATTGGAGATGACGTACAAATATTGCAAGATACAAAATATCCCATTCCCCAAAGTGGAGCTAAgtaaagaagaggaggagaaccCAAAGGAATGTTACGTGTTTTCGGATGCAGAGGACCCCAGAGCACCCATAGTAATCCATTTTCCCCTGGTGAATGACACCTTTAAGGAATTCAAGGAGCCCG gGGTAAAGCGCTGTCACTCAGAGATTGAAGAAGGCAAAGTGAATCTGGAGAACAACTGCTCACCCTACTACCTCATTAGGCTAATCTACTCCTCTGAAAATTTTGACAAACTTGTGAACCTGAGCAAATACAACATCCTCAATAACAAAGACCTGCTCCTCCAGGCACTCCGGAGTGCCGTAGAAcggaggagaagcagcaggactGGGAATCTCCCTGGCCATTCTGGAGCTGGATACCCCTAG
- the PLA2G4B gene encoding cytosolic phospholipase A2 beta isoform X5 → MNSVLSLGYSVLKKMKFCPIHMLSVRIIQAKNIKSRDLWTVPLSCQNLAGQCYSLLDTSLKYLGISGCSRHLQSTPDSSSERHHLGDLLSHRCQASQMTASDCYVRLWLPSASNGKLQTKTIKNSDNPVWNETFYFRIQREVENILELAVCDEDPLTKDDTQFTVLFNVARIRPGETLRETFALKSEKERCTKKWESLEVEFWIERIPGPPERLITNDVLVSREVCCLDVRVDINESRKYLQEGKNLVLTVPASHEGTQKSTEDTDTFYFHCVKAWEPVLKVRLQNVSDKEDENSNLSDTLTVPLKFLPVGHRVKVTLPVRHNVPLQLYLQLNDCTENLDVRFGYNLCQEEQEFLQKRKRVVASALKRVLHLERDLHGHEVPVIAVMATGGGLRAMSAMFGHLLALQKLNLLDCVTYLTGASGSTWTLADLYEHADWSQRTLEGPLKAVKEQVTKCKRNLMSVEHLKYYHKELAERAKAGHVSSFTTLWSLVQEMFLHERPRKYKLTDQRKALEHGQNPLPFYAVLNVKEEKFSTFKFREWAEFSPYEVAIPKYGASIRSEYFDSEFFMGRRVKKLPESRICYLEGLWTNIFTRNLLDGLYWSSNSNEFWERWAKDMVDIEKHSPEDDVTVIEPPSCLSGKLYEMFQDIMTKRPLLGKSHNFLRGLEFHKDYIHQKKFIEWKGNCNKELAAACRHCAGCFP, encoded by the exons atgAAGTTTTGCCCCATCCACATGCTTTCTGTAAGAATCATACAAGCTAAGAACATCAAGTCAAGAGACCTGT GGACAGTTCCACTTTCCTGCCAAAACCTTGCGGGGCAATGTTATTCACTGCTTGATACCAGTCTGAAGTATTTAGGCATCTCGGGCTGCAGTAGACATCTTCAGTCAACTCCAGACTCCagctctgaaagacaccacctTGGAGATTTGCTTTCACACCGTTGCCAAGCATCACAAA tgacCGCATCAGACTGCTACGTGCGCTTGTGGCTGCCGTCTGCTTCAAATGGAAAGCTTCAGACCAAAACCATCAAGAATTCTGACAACCCTGTCTGGAATGAGACTTTCTACTTTAGGATCCAGAGAGAAGTTGAG AACATTTTAGAGTTGGCAGTGTGTGATGAAGATCCACTCACCAAAGATGACACACAGTTCACAGTTCTTTTTAATGTTGCTAGAATCAGACCTGGAGAGACGCTCCGTGAGACATTTGCTTTGAAATCAGAG aaagagAGGTGCACTAAGAAATGGGAGAGTTTGGAAGTGGAATTCTGGATAGAAAGAAT CCCTGGCCCTCCAGAGCGTCTCATTACCAATGATGTCCTAGTG TCCCGTGAGGTTTGTTGCTTGGATGTGCGAGTGGACATTAATGAAAGCAGGAAATATTTGCAAG AGGGCAAAAACCTGGTGCTTACGGTGCCTGCATCTCATGAGGGAACGCAGAAAAGTACAGAGGACACAGATACTTTCTACTTCCATTGCGTGAAGGCTTGGGAGCCGGTTCTCAAAGTCAGGCTGCAG aaTGTTTCTGATAAGGAAGATGAAAATAGCAATTTAAGTGACACCTTAACAGTACCACTGAAATTTCTCCCTGTTGGACACAGAGTGAAAGTAACTCTCCCTGTAAGACAT AATGTGCCACTGCAGTTGTACCTCCAGCTAAATGATTG cacagaaaatctAGATGTGCGCTTCGGGTACAATCTGTGCCAAGAAGAGCAAGAATTCctgcaaaaaaggaagagagtGGTTGCCAGTGCCCTGAAAAGGGTTCTTCATCTGGAAAGAGATCTGCATGGACACGAG GTCCCAGTAATAGCTGTTATGGCAACAGGCGGAGGCCTCAGAGCAATGTCAGCTATGTTTGGCCACCTCTTAGCTCTTCAGAAGCTAAATCTGTTGGACTGTGTTACCTATCTCACCGGGGCTTCTGGCTCAACATG gaCCCTAGCAGATCTGTATGAGCATGCTGACTGGTCACAGAGGACTCTGGAGGGGCCACTTAAGGCAGTAAAAGAACAAGTGACAAAATGCAAGCGCAACCTTATGTCTGTAGAGCATCTGAAGTACTATCACAAGGAACTCGCTGAAAGGGCAAAAGCAGGACATGTGTCATCTTTTACAACTCTGTGGTCACTTGTTCAGGAAATGTTCTTACATGAACGG CCAAGAAAGTACAAACTCACAGACCAGCGCAAGGCATTGGAGCATGGACAAAACCCATTGCCTTTCTATGCAGTCCTCAatgtgaaagaggaaaagttCAGTACTTTCAAATTTAGAG AGTGGGCAGAGTTCTCTCCTTATGAGGTAGCCATACCAAAATACGGAGCCTCCATTCGTTCAGAATATTTTGACAGTGAGTTCTTCATGGGAAGGCGAGTGAAGAAGCTGCCAGAATCTCGGATCTGCTATCTGGAAG GTCTTTGGACAAACATCTTTACTAGGAACTTGCTCGATGGCTTGTACTGGTCCTCAAATTCAAATGAATTCTGGGAACGATGGGCCAAAGATATGGTAGATATAG aaaagcattccCCTGAGGATGATGTCACTGTCATCGAGCCTCCGTCTTGTTTGTCAGGGAAGTTGTATGAAATGTTTCAGGACATTATGACTAAGCGTCCACTACTGGGAAAATCTCATAACTTCCTGAGAGGCTTAGAATTTCATAAGGATTATATCCATCAGAAAAAATTTATTGAATGGAAAGGTAACTGCAACAAAGAGTTAGCTGCAGCGTGCAG acacTGTGCTGGATGCTTTCCCTAA
- the PLA2G4B gene encoding cytosolic phospholipase A2 beta isoform X4, with protein MGSPPAQMKFCPIHMLSVRIIQAKNIKSRDLLTASDCYVRLWLPSASNGKLQTKTIKNSDNPVWNETFYFRIQREVENILELAVCDEDPLTKDDTQFTVLFNVARIRPGETLRETFALKSEKERCTKKWESLEVEFWIERIPGPPERLITNDVLVSREVCCLDVRVDINESRKYLQEGKNLVLTVPASHEGTQKSTEDTDTFYFHCVKAWEPVLKVRLQNVSDKEDENSNLSDTLTVPLKFLPVGHRVKVTLPVRHNVPLQLYLQLNDCTENLDVRFGYNLCQEEQEFLQKRKRVVASALKRVLHLERDLHGHEVPVIAVMATGGGLRAMSAMFGHLLALQKLNLLDCVTYLTGASGSTWTLADLYEHADWSQRTLEGPLKAVKEQVTKCKRNLMSVEHLKYYHKELAERAKAGHVSSFTTLWSLVQEMFLHERPRKYKLTDQRKALEHGQNPLPFYAVLNVKEEKFSTFKFREWAEFSPYEVAIPKYGASIRSEYFDSEFFMGRRVKKLPESRICYLEGLWTNIFTRNLLDGLYWSSNSNEFWERWAKDMVDIEKHSPEDDVTVIEPPSCLSGKLYEMFQDIMTKRPLLGKSHNFLRGLEFHKDYIHQKKFIEWKDTVLDAFPNNLTPLQKYLCLIDVGYFINTSGAALFKPERNVDVIISLDYGLGNVFKQLEMTYKYCKIQNIPFPKVELSKEEEENPKECYVFSDAEDPRAPIVIHFPLVNDTFKEFKEPGVKRCHSEIEEGKVNLENNCSPYYLIRLIYSSENFDKLVNLSKYNILNNKDLLLQALRSAVERRRSSRTGNLPGHSGAGYP; from the exons atgAAGTTTTGCCCCATCCACATGCTTTCTGTAAGAATCATACAAGCTAAGAACATCAAGTCAAGAGACCTGT tgacCGCATCAGACTGCTACGTGCGCTTGTGGCTGCCGTCTGCTTCAAATGGAAAGCTTCAGACCAAAACCATCAAGAATTCTGACAACCCTGTCTGGAATGAGACTTTCTACTTTAGGATCCAGAGAGAAGTTGAG AACATTTTAGAGTTGGCAGTGTGTGATGAAGATCCACTCACCAAAGATGACACACAGTTCACAGTTCTTTTTAATGTTGCTAGAATCAGACCTGGAGAGACGCTCCGTGAGACATTTGCTTTGAAATCAGAG aaagagAGGTGCACTAAGAAATGGGAGAGTTTGGAAGTGGAATTCTGGATAGAAAGAAT CCCTGGCCCTCCAGAGCGTCTCATTACCAATGATGTCCTAGTG TCCCGTGAGGTTTGTTGCTTGGATGTGCGAGTGGACATTAATGAAAGCAGGAAATATTTGCAAG AGGGCAAAAACCTGGTGCTTACGGTGCCTGCATCTCATGAGGGAACGCAGAAAAGTACAGAGGACACAGATACTTTCTACTTCCATTGCGTGAAGGCTTGGGAGCCGGTTCTCAAAGTCAGGCTGCAG aaTGTTTCTGATAAGGAAGATGAAAATAGCAATTTAAGTGACACCTTAACAGTACCACTGAAATTTCTCCCTGTTGGACACAGAGTGAAAGTAACTCTCCCTGTAAGACAT AATGTGCCACTGCAGTTGTACCTCCAGCTAAATGATTG cacagaaaatctAGATGTGCGCTTCGGGTACAATCTGTGCCAAGAAGAGCAAGAATTCctgcaaaaaaggaagagagtGGTTGCCAGTGCCCTGAAAAGGGTTCTTCATCTGGAAAGAGATCTGCATGGACACGAG GTCCCAGTAATAGCTGTTATGGCAACAGGCGGAGGCCTCAGAGCAATGTCAGCTATGTTTGGCCACCTCTTAGCTCTTCAGAAGCTAAATCTGTTGGACTGTGTTACCTATCTCACCGGGGCTTCTGGCTCAACATG gaCCCTAGCAGATCTGTATGAGCATGCTGACTGGTCACAGAGGACTCTGGAGGGGCCACTTAAGGCAGTAAAAGAACAAGTGACAAAATGCAAGCGCAACCTTATGTCTGTAGAGCATCTGAAGTACTATCACAAGGAACTCGCTGAAAGGGCAAAAGCAGGACATGTGTCATCTTTTACAACTCTGTGGTCACTTGTTCAGGAAATGTTCTTACATGAACGG CCAAGAAAGTACAAACTCACAGACCAGCGCAAGGCATTGGAGCATGGACAAAACCCATTGCCTTTCTATGCAGTCCTCAatgtgaaagaggaaaagttCAGTACTTTCAAATTTAGAG AGTGGGCAGAGTTCTCTCCTTATGAGGTAGCCATACCAAAATACGGAGCCTCCATTCGTTCAGAATATTTTGACAGTGAGTTCTTCATGGGAAGGCGAGTGAAGAAGCTGCCAGAATCTCGGATCTGCTATCTGGAAG GTCTTTGGACAAACATCTTTACTAGGAACTTGCTCGATGGCTTGTACTGGTCCTCAAATTCAAATGAATTCTGGGAACGATGGGCCAAAGATATGGTAGATATAG aaaagcattccCCTGAGGATGATGTCACTGTCATCGAGCCTCCGTCTTGTTTGTCAGGGAAGTTGTATGAAATGTTTCAGGACATTATGACTAAGCGTCCACTACTGGGAAAATCTCATAACTTCCTGAGAGGCTTAGAATTTCATAAGGATTATATCCATCAGAAAAAATTTATTGAATGGAAAG acacTGTGCTGGATGCTTTCCCTAACAATCTGACACCACTGCAGAAATATCTTTGCCTGATAGATGTTGGCTATTTCATCAACACCAGTGGTGCAGCCCTTTTCAAGCCAGAGAGGAATGTAGACGTCATTATCTCACTTGATTATGGTCTGGGGAATGTGTTCAAG CAATTGGAGATGACGTACAAATATTGCAAGATACAAAATATCCCATTCCCCAAAGTGGAGCTAAgtaaagaagaggaggagaaccCAAAGGAATGTTACGTGTTTTCGGATGCAGAGGACCCCAGAGCACCCATAGTAATCCATTTTCCCCTGGTGAATGACACCTTTAAGGAATTCAAGGAGCCCG gGGTAAAGCGCTGTCACTCAGAGATTGAAGAAGGCAAAGTGAATCTGGAGAACAACTGCTCACCCTACTACCTCATTAGGCTAATCTACTCCTCTGAAAATTTTGACAAACTTGTGAACCTGAGCAAATACAACATCCTCAATAACAAAGACCTGCTCCTCCAGGCACTCCGGAGTGCCGTAGAAcggaggagaagcagcaggactGGGAATCTCCCTGGCCATTCTGGAGCTGGATACCCCTAG
- the PLA2G4B gene encoding cytosolic phospholipase A2 beta isoform X2, giving the protein MGSPPAQMKFCPIHMLSVRIIQAKNIKSRDLWTVPLSCQNLAGQCYSLLDTSLKYLGISGCSRHLQSTPDSSSERHHLGDLLSHRCQASQMTASDCYVRLWLPSASNGKLQTKTIKNSDNPVWNETFYFRIQREVENILELAVCDEDPLTKDDTQFTVLFNVARIRPGETLRETFALKSEKERCTKKWESLEVEFWIERIPGPPERLITNDVLVSREVCCLDVRVDINESRKYLQEGKNLVLTVPASHEGTQKSTEDTDTFYFHCVKAWEPVLKVRLQNVSDKEDENSNLSDTLTVPLKFLPVGHRVKVTLPVRHNVPLQLYLQLNDCTENLDVRFGYNLCQEEQEFLQKRKRVVASALKRVLHLERDLHGHEVPVIAVMATGGGLRAMSAMFGHLLALQKLNLLDCVTYLTGASGSTWTLADLYEHADWSQRTLEGPLKAVKEQVTKCKRNLMSVEHLKYYHKELAERAKAGHVSSFTTLWSLVQEMFLHERPRKYKLTDQRKALEHGQNPLPFYAVLNVKEEKFSTFKFREWAEFSPYEVAIPKYGASIRSEYFDSEFFMGRRVKKLPESRICYLEGLWTNIFTRNLLDGLYWSSNSNEFWERWAKDMVDIEKHSPEDDVTVIEPPSCLSGKLYEMFQDIMTKRPLLGKSHNFLRGLEFHKDYIHQKKFIEWKDTVLDAFPNNLTPLQKYLCLIDVGYFINTSGAALFKPERNVDVIISLDYGLGNVFKQLEMTYKYCKIQNIPFPKVELSKEEEENPKECYVFSDAEDPRAPIVIHFPLVNDTFKEFKEPGVKRCHSEIEEGKVNLENNCSPYYLIRLIYSSENFDKLVNLSKYNILNNKDLLLQALRSAVERRRSSRTGNLPGHSGAGYP; this is encoded by the exons atgAAGTTTTGCCCCATCCACATGCTTTCTGTAAGAATCATACAAGCTAAGAACATCAAGTCAAGAGACCTGT GGACAGTTCCACTTTCCTGCCAAAACCTTGCGGGGCAATGTTATTCACTGCTTGATACCAGTCTGAAGTATTTAGGCATCTCGGGCTGCAGTAGACATCTTCAGTCAACTCCAGACTCCagctctgaaagacaccacctTGGAGATTTGCTTTCACACCGTTGCCAAGCATCACAAA tgacCGCATCAGACTGCTACGTGCGCTTGTGGCTGCCGTCTGCTTCAAATGGAAAGCTTCAGACCAAAACCATCAAGAATTCTGACAACCCTGTCTGGAATGAGACTTTCTACTTTAGGATCCAGAGAGAAGTTGAG AACATTTTAGAGTTGGCAGTGTGTGATGAAGATCCACTCACCAAAGATGACACACAGTTCACAGTTCTTTTTAATGTTGCTAGAATCAGACCTGGAGAGACGCTCCGTGAGACATTTGCTTTGAAATCAGAG aaagagAGGTGCACTAAGAAATGGGAGAGTTTGGAAGTGGAATTCTGGATAGAAAGAAT CCCTGGCCCTCCAGAGCGTCTCATTACCAATGATGTCCTAGTG TCCCGTGAGGTTTGTTGCTTGGATGTGCGAGTGGACATTAATGAAAGCAGGAAATATTTGCAAG AGGGCAAAAACCTGGTGCTTACGGTGCCTGCATCTCATGAGGGAACGCAGAAAAGTACAGAGGACACAGATACTTTCTACTTCCATTGCGTGAAGGCTTGGGAGCCGGTTCTCAAAGTCAGGCTGCAG aaTGTTTCTGATAAGGAAGATGAAAATAGCAATTTAAGTGACACCTTAACAGTACCACTGAAATTTCTCCCTGTTGGACACAGAGTGAAAGTAACTCTCCCTGTAAGACAT AATGTGCCACTGCAGTTGTACCTCCAGCTAAATGATTG cacagaaaatctAGATGTGCGCTTCGGGTACAATCTGTGCCAAGAAGAGCAAGAATTCctgcaaaaaaggaagagagtGGTTGCCAGTGCCCTGAAAAGGGTTCTTCATCTGGAAAGAGATCTGCATGGACACGAG GTCCCAGTAATAGCTGTTATGGCAACAGGCGGAGGCCTCAGAGCAATGTCAGCTATGTTTGGCCACCTCTTAGCTCTTCAGAAGCTAAATCTGTTGGACTGTGTTACCTATCTCACCGGGGCTTCTGGCTCAACATG gaCCCTAGCAGATCTGTATGAGCATGCTGACTGGTCACAGAGGACTCTGGAGGGGCCACTTAAGGCAGTAAAAGAACAAGTGACAAAATGCAAGCGCAACCTTATGTCTGTAGAGCATCTGAAGTACTATCACAAGGAACTCGCTGAAAGGGCAAAAGCAGGACATGTGTCATCTTTTACAACTCTGTGGTCACTTGTTCAGGAAATGTTCTTACATGAACGG CCAAGAAAGTACAAACTCACAGACCAGCGCAAGGCATTGGAGCATGGACAAAACCCATTGCCTTTCTATGCAGTCCTCAatgtgaaagaggaaaagttCAGTACTTTCAAATTTAGAG AGTGGGCAGAGTTCTCTCCTTATGAGGTAGCCATACCAAAATACGGAGCCTCCATTCGTTCAGAATATTTTGACAGTGAGTTCTTCATGGGAAGGCGAGTGAAGAAGCTGCCAGAATCTCGGATCTGCTATCTGGAAG GTCTTTGGACAAACATCTTTACTAGGAACTTGCTCGATGGCTTGTACTGGTCCTCAAATTCAAATGAATTCTGGGAACGATGGGCCAAAGATATGGTAGATATAG aaaagcattccCCTGAGGATGATGTCACTGTCATCGAGCCTCCGTCTTGTTTGTCAGGGAAGTTGTATGAAATGTTTCAGGACATTATGACTAAGCGTCCACTACTGGGAAAATCTCATAACTTCCTGAGAGGCTTAGAATTTCATAAGGATTATATCCATCAGAAAAAATTTATTGAATGGAAAG acacTGTGCTGGATGCTTTCCCTAACAATCTGACACCACTGCAGAAATATCTTTGCCTGATAGATGTTGGCTATTTCATCAACACCAGTGGTGCAGCCCTTTTCAAGCCAGAGAGGAATGTAGACGTCATTATCTCACTTGATTATGGTCTGGGGAATGTGTTCAAG CAATTGGAGATGACGTACAAATATTGCAAGATACAAAATATCCCATTCCCCAAAGTGGAGCTAAgtaaagaagaggaggagaaccCAAAGGAATGTTACGTGTTTTCGGATGCAGAGGACCCCAGAGCACCCATAGTAATCCATTTTCCCCTGGTGAATGACACCTTTAAGGAATTCAAGGAGCCCG gGGTAAAGCGCTGTCACTCAGAGATTGAAGAAGGCAAAGTGAATCTGGAGAACAACTGCTCACCCTACTACCTCATTAGGCTAATCTACTCCTCTGAAAATTTTGACAAACTTGTGAACCTGAGCAAATACAACATCCTCAATAACAAAGACCTGCTCCTCCAGGCACTCCGGAGTGCCGTAGAAcggaggagaagcagcaggactGGGAATCTCCCTGGCCATTCTGGAGCTGGATACCCCTAG